A single genomic interval of Streptomyces sp. NBC_00663 harbors:
- a CDS encoding ferredoxin reductase family protein, protein MTTTLAGGRAARRQTMRRIRPRRSPAVPLLLALWAGAAAVLWLWWDNTPSLADNTARILAAGRITGLLAGYLMALVVLQMARVPALERRVGSDRVARWHAMSGRYTVSLVVAHVFLITWAYALQAGKTLGDVVQQFMDIVTTLPDMGKAAIGTGLLVVIALLSVGGVRRRLPYDTWYHVHLLTYAVVFLTFWHQITTGNEFAVQPTAKTFWYGLYGIVTALVVWYRILTPLRLNLRHRMYVEAVIEETPGIVSVLIGGKKLHRMGAEAGQFFRWRFMAPGMRFSSHPYSLSAAPRPDMLRITVKAIGDHTARLRELRPGTRVWAEGPYGALTAQRRTRGKVLLVAGGVGITPMRALFETLPGAAGDITLLYRANSTQDLALWDELAAIADERGARLMYAVNSPDGERPDISADRLRQKLPDIDDHDVFLCGPPGFAQSVYDSLRGAGVPARRIHHESFEM, encoded by the coding sequence CGGCGGTGCTGTGGCTGTGGTGGGACAACACCCCGTCCCTCGCGGACAACACCGCCAGGATCCTGGCCGCGGGCCGGATCACCGGTCTGCTCGCCGGCTATCTGATGGCGCTGGTCGTCCTCCAGATGGCCCGGGTGCCGGCGCTGGAGCGGCGGGTGGGCTCGGACCGGGTCGCCCGCTGGCACGCGATGAGCGGCCGGTACACGGTGAGCCTGGTCGTCGCGCACGTCTTCCTGATCACCTGGGCGTACGCGCTCCAGGCCGGCAAGACGCTCGGCGATGTCGTGCAGCAGTTCATGGACATCGTCACGACCCTGCCGGACATGGGCAAGGCGGCCATCGGCACCGGACTGCTGGTGGTCATCGCCCTCCTGTCGGTCGGCGGCGTCCGGCGCAGGCTGCCGTACGACACCTGGTACCACGTGCATCTGCTCACCTACGCCGTGGTGTTCCTGACGTTCTGGCACCAGATCACCACCGGCAACGAGTTCGCCGTCCAGCCGACCGCGAAGACCTTCTGGTACGGGCTGTACGGCATCGTCACCGCGCTGGTGGTCTGGTACCGGATCCTCACCCCGCTCCGCCTCAACCTGCGCCACCGGATGTACGTCGAGGCGGTCATCGAGGAGACGCCGGGCATCGTGTCGGTGCTGATCGGCGGGAAGAAGCTGCACCGGATGGGCGCGGAGGCCGGGCAGTTCTTCCGCTGGCGGTTCATGGCACCCGGCATGCGGTTCAGCTCCCACCCGTACTCGCTGTCGGCGGCGCCCCGCCCGGACATGCTGCGCATCACCGTCAAGGCGATCGGCGACCACACCGCCCGGCTGCGTGAGCTGCGCCCCGGCACGCGCGTGTGGGCCGAGGGCCCTTACGGCGCCCTGACCGCCCAGCGCCGCACCCGCGGCAAGGTGCTGCTGGTCGCGGGCGGCGTCGGCATCACGCCGATGCGGGCGCTGTTCGAGACGCTGCCCGGCGCGGCCGGCGACATCACCCTGCTCTACCGGGCCAACAGCACCCAGGACCTGGCGCTGTGGGACGAGCTGGCCGCCATCGCCGACGAGCGGGGCGCCCGGCTGATGTACGCGGTCAACAGTCCGGACGGCGAGCGGCCCGACATCTCGGCGGATCGGCTGCGGCAGAAGCTGCCGGACATCGACGACCACGACGTGTTCCTGTGCGGGCCGCCCGGCTTCGCGCAGTCGGTGTACGACTCCCTGCGCGGCGCGGGTGTGCCCGCCCGCCGCATCCACCACGAGTCGTTCGAGATGTGA
- the argJ gene encoding bifunctional glutamate N-acetyltransferase/amino-acid acetyltransferase ArgJ — translation MSVTAAKGFRAAGIAAGIKENGNPDLALVVNDGPRRAAAGVFTSNRVKAAPVVWSEQVLKDGQLTAVVLNSGGANACTGPKGFQDTHATAEKAADALGIGAIEVAVASTGLIGVLLPMDKLLPGVETAAAQLSEHGGEKAAIAIKTTDSVHKTSVVTRDGWTVGGMAKGAGMLAPGLATMLVVLTTDADLPSDVLDKALRAATRTTFDRVDSDGCMSTNDTVLLLASGAAEVAPAHDEFAEAVRQVCDDLGQQLIRDAEGASKDIKVEVVGAATEEDAVEVGRSIARNNLLKCAIHGEDPNWGRVLSAIGTTRAAFEPDQLNVAINGVWVCKNGGVGEDRDNVDMRYREVHIVADLAAGAETATIWTNDLTADYVHENSAYSS, via the coding sequence GTGAGTGTCACGGCAGCCAAGGGATTCCGGGCTGCGGGCATCGCCGCCGGAATCAAGGAGAACGGCAACCCCGACCTGGCCCTCGTGGTCAACGACGGGCCCCGCCGCGCCGCCGCCGGTGTCTTCACCTCCAACCGTGTGAAGGCCGCCCCCGTCGTGTGGTCCGAACAGGTCCTCAAGGACGGGCAGTTGACGGCCGTCGTCCTCAACTCCGGAGGCGCCAACGCCTGTACCGGCCCCAAGGGCTTCCAGGACACCCACGCCACCGCCGAGAAGGCCGCCGACGCCCTCGGTATCGGCGCCATCGAGGTGGCCGTCGCCTCCACCGGCCTCATCGGCGTCCTGCTCCCGATGGACAAGCTGCTGCCGGGAGTCGAGACGGCCGCGGCCCAGCTCTCCGAGCACGGCGGCGAGAAGGCCGCCATCGCCATCAAGACCACCGACAGCGTCCACAAGACGTCCGTCGTGACGCGGGACGGCTGGACGGTCGGCGGCATGGCGAAGGGCGCGGGCATGCTCGCCCCCGGCCTCGCCACCATGCTGGTCGTCCTGACCACGGACGCGGACCTCCCGAGCGACGTGCTGGACAAGGCGCTTCGGGCCGCCACCCGCACCACCTTCGACCGCGTCGACTCCGACGGCTGCATGTCCACCAACGACACGGTCCTGCTGCTCGCGTCGGGTGCCGCCGAAGTCGCCCCGGCCCACGACGAGTTCGCCGAGGCCGTACGCCAGGTCTGCGACGACCTCGGTCAGCAGCTCATCCGGGACGCAGAGGGCGCCAGCAAGGACATCAAGGTCGAGGTGGTGGGCGCCGCGACCGAGGAGGACGCCGTCGAGGTGGGCCGCTCCATCGCCCGCAACAACCTCCTCAAGTGCGCCATCCACGGCGAGGACCCCAACTGGGGCCGCGTGCTCTCCGCGATCGGCACCACCAGGGCCGCCTTCGAGCCGGACCAGCTCAACGTCGCCATCAACGGCGTCTGGGTCTGCAAGAACGGCGGCGTCGGCGAGGACCGCGACAACGTCGACATGCGCTACCGCGAGGTGCACATCGTCGCCGACCTCGCCGCCGGCGCCGAGACCGCCACGATCTGGACCAACGACCTCACCGCCGACTACGTCCACGAGAACAGCGCGTACTCCTCATGA
- the argC gene encoding N-acetyl-gamma-glutamyl-phosphate reductase, protein MAVRAAVAGASGYAGGEVLRLLLAHPEVEIGALTGNSNAGQKLGALQPHLLPLADRVLQETTPEVLAGHDVVFLALPHGQSAAVAEQLGPDVLVVDMGADFRLKDAADWERFYGSPHAGTWPYGLPELPGARAALEGSKRIAVPGCYPTAATLALFPAYAAGIAEAEAVIVAASGTSGAGKAPKAHLLGSEVMGSMTPYGVGGGHRHTPEMIQNFSGVAGERITVSFTPTLAPMPRGILATCSAKARDGVTAESVRAAYEKAYADEPFVHLLPEGQWPATASVYGSNAVQVQVAYDETAGRIIAISAIDNLTKGTAGGAVQSMNIALGLDETTGLSTIGVAP, encoded by the coding sequence ATGGCGGTACGTGCGGCAGTGGCCGGAGCGAGTGGTTATGCGGGCGGCGAGGTCCTGCGGCTGCTCCTGGCCCACCCCGAGGTCGAGATCGGTGCCCTGACCGGCAACTCCAACGCGGGCCAGAAGCTGGGCGCTTTGCAGCCGCACCTGCTGCCGCTGGCCGACCGAGTGCTCCAGGAGACCACCCCCGAGGTGCTCGCCGGGCATGACGTCGTGTTCCTCGCGCTGCCCCACGGCCAGTCCGCCGCGGTCGCCGAGCAGCTCGGCCCGGACGTCCTGGTCGTCGACATGGGCGCCGACTTCCGGCTCAAGGACGCCGCCGACTGGGAGAGGTTCTACGGCTCCCCGCACGCCGGGACCTGGCCCTACGGCCTGCCCGAACTTCCGGGTGCCCGTGCCGCGCTGGAGGGGTCCAAGCGCATCGCGGTGCCCGGTTGCTACCCGACCGCCGCCACGCTGGCCCTCTTCCCGGCGTACGCCGCCGGGATCGCCGAGGCCGAGGCCGTGATCGTCGCCGCCTCCGGCACCTCCGGCGCGGGCAAGGCACCCAAGGCGCATCTGCTGGGCAGTGAGGTCATGGGGTCCATGACGCCGTACGGCGTCGGCGGCGGCCACCGGCACACGCCCGAGATGATCCAGAACTTCAGCGGGGTCGCGGGGGAGCGGATCACCGTCTCCTTCACCCCGACCCTCGCGCCGATGCCCCGCGGCATCCTCGCCACGTGCAGCGCCAAGGCCCGTGACGGGGTCACCGCCGAGTCCGTCCGCGCCGCCTACGAGAAGGCCTACGCCGACGAGCCCTTCGTCCACCTGCTTCCCGAGGGACAGTGGCCCGCCACCGCGTCCGTCTACGGTTCCAACGCCGTTCAGGTGCAGGTCGCGTACGACGAGACCGCCGGCCGCATCATCGCGATCAGCGCCATCGACAACCTCACCAAGGGCACCGCGGGCGGTGCCGTACAGAGCATGAACATCGCCCTCGGTCTCGACGAGACCACCGGGCTTTCCACGATCGGAGTCGCACCGTGA
- a CDS encoding FMN-binding protein: protein MRKSHPIRRVVLAGAATVSGIVLLLSLKPASDPASAAGAAPPAAAQESAQGGAQAAGTTSFTGDATQTQYGAVQVRITVDGTKITKSEAVKAPQGGTSTEKTNLAVPKLNAAVVAQQSPDIDTVSGATYTSEGYKKSLQSAIDKANAAAPPQSAQPSQPSQPSQSASAPAQGAASKTVTGTVAQTQYGPVQVRITVSNGKITKAEAVQAPSGGQSTQKTELSVPKLNAAAVAAGSADIDSVSGATYTSAGYKKSLQSALDQAGG from the coding sequence ATGAGGAAGAGTCATCCGATCCGGCGTGTCGTCCTGGCCGGCGCCGCCACCGTCTCCGGGATCGTGCTGCTGCTGTCGTTGAAACCGGCGTCCGACCCGGCCTCGGCGGCCGGCGCGGCCCCGCCCGCCGCCGCCCAGGAGTCGGCGCAGGGCGGCGCGCAGGCGGCGGGGACCACCTCGTTCACCGGGGACGCCACGCAGACCCAGTACGGCGCCGTCCAGGTCCGTATCACCGTCGACGGCACCAAGATCACCAAGTCGGAGGCGGTGAAGGCACCGCAGGGCGGCACCAGCACCGAGAAGACCAACCTCGCGGTGCCCAAGCTCAACGCGGCGGTGGTCGCCCAGCAGAGCCCCGACATCGACACGGTGTCGGGGGCGACGTACACGAGCGAGGGCTACAAGAAGTCCCTCCAGTCGGCGATCGACAAGGCGAACGCCGCGGCGCCGCCGCAGTCCGCGCAGCCGTCCCAGCCCTCCCAGCCGTCCCAGAGCGCGTCCGCCCCCGCCCAGGGGGCCGCCTCCAAGACCGTCACCGGCACGGTCGCGCAGACGCAGTACGGCCCCGTCCAGGTCCGGATCACCGTCAGCAACGGGAAGATCACCAAGGCGGAGGCGGTGCAGGCGCCGAGCGGGGGCCAGAGCACCCAGAAGACCGAGCTGTCCGTGCCGAAGCTCAACGCGGCGGCGGTCGCGGCCGGCAGCGCGGACATCGACTCGGTGTCCGGAGCCACCTACACCAGCGCGGGCTACAAGAAGTCCCTCCAGTCGGCGCTGGACCAGGCCGGTGGCTGA
- a CDS encoding YfhO family protein, whose protein sequence is MPRPRQAAAGFAALITVVVFCAADAVARSFPFGPRTRTVNDLGNQYVPFHAHLWDLLHGRADGGLLVNWQSGYGSSFLPDLGTYLTSPFAPLVALFPRDEIDLAVYVITVLKVACAAAAMAWLLLALRPGRWWAAGLLGASYALCGWTVAAAVYNLMWLDGLIALPLLCLVGEWILQRRRPLLGVLVVTAAWLANFYTAYMATLAAALVLLLRLALSGLPPRRKAAVAGRAGLTVALGVGLAAPVVSVIYFGTTHASPGRFTAFKPVGTEDLLARLLPTTYSFGSPALYVGTTALLLALALPFHRAAPRQVRAGWTLLVAAVTLSMQWGPTHLLWHAFAAPQGSPYRQAFVVCALLVMAAWHSLSYGVPAPRALGAAAGLLALLVAVASRSGLVHQIAWPVLLLAVAGAVTGLALLGRATGQGEWRPLRKDGWRSLGDLGTGARRRPALVALAAVLLLATQFGETVATSAVASRLRLAHLDDYAPWGERQQRQAEAVAGADGWPHYRTDPGREQTVANDPMLVGGQGAQYYSSHTSDVLLRTLTALGGGWTSGGRSLQSLDNAVTDAIFSVGARVHSPPDPHQSRYPETGDRVTVSRQDVPPLVTVRPTTTAQPAFGPSPYRNQELLLGARVYTVPRVTVSADTVSARCPAGSEVYLWAPRFWGTATLTGAPGPTGRFRADANRRAAMQRLGTVPPSGRLTIALSAHRPGVIPDGAVGCLDTGALRGVVQRLKATGATKVTVSDGTIRAELPAGSTGTAVLAAPRIAGWRCAAGDAAAEPAGDYHGLVSVPLDGTSADVTCTFRPPGLRLGLTVGGAALLSLLLLAALGAVRRSRPTITVREPSDDRRPTIAKIA, encoded by the coding sequence ATGCCCAGACCTCGCCAGGCTGCGGCCGGGTTCGCGGCGCTGATCACCGTCGTCGTCTTCTGCGCCGCCGACGCCGTCGCCCGCAGCTTTCCCTTCGGGCCCCGCACCCGCACCGTCAACGACCTGGGCAACCAGTACGTGCCCTTCCACGCCCACCTGTGGGACCTGCTGCACGGCCGGGCCGACGGCGGGCTCCTGGTCAACTGGCAGTCCGGGTACGGCAGCAGCTTCCTGCCCGACCTCGGCACCTACCTCACCAGCCCCTTCGCCCCCCTCGTGGCGCTGTTCCCGCGGGACGAGATCGACCTCGCGGTGTACGTGATCACCGTGCTGAAGGTCGCGTGCGCCGCCGCAGCCATGGCCTGGCTGCTGCTCGCGCTGCGTCCCGGCCGCTGGTGGGCCGCGGGGCTCCTGGGGGCGTCGTACGCCCTGTGCGGGTGGACCGTGGCCGCGGCCGTCTACAACCTCATGTGGCTCGACGGCCTCATCGCCCTGCCGCTGCTGTGCCTGGTCGGCGAATGGATTCTGCAACGGCGTCGACCACTCCTCGGGGTGCTGGTCGTGACGGCTGCCTGGCTCGCCAACTTCTACACCGCGTACATGGCCACCCTCGCCGCCGCTCTCGTCCTGCTGCTGCGCCTCGCCCTCTCCGGCCTCCCGCCGCGTCGCAAGGCCGCGGTGGCGGGCCGCGCCGGACTGACCGTGGCGCTCGGGGTGGGCCTGGCCGCACCGGTCGTCTCGGTGATCTACTTCGGCACCACCCACGCCTCCCCGGGCAGGTTCACCGCGTTCAAGCCGGTGGGGACCGAGGACCTGCTGGCCAGGCTGCTGCCGACGACGTACAGCTTCGGCTCGCCGGCGCTCTACGTCGGCACCACCGCCCTGCTCCTCGCCCTCGCCCTGCCCTTCCACCGGGCGGCTCCCCGGCAGGTGCGCGCCGGGTGGACCCTGCTGGTGGCCGCGGTGACGCTGTCGATGCAGTGGGGCCCGACCCATCTGCTCTGGCACGCCTTCGCCGCCCCGCAGGGCAGCCCGTACCGGCAGGCCTTCGTGGTGTGCGCGCTGCTGGTGATGGCGGCCTGGCACTCGCTCTCGTACGGTGTGCCCGCCCCGCGCGCGCTGGGAGCGGCAGCCGGCCTGCTCGCCCTGCTCGTGGCCGTCGCGAGCCGGAGCGGGCTGGTGCACCAGATCGCCTGGCCGGTGCTGCTGCTCGCCGTCGCGGGCGCGGTGACCGGACTGGCGCTGCTGGGGCGGGCGACCGGGCAGGGCGAGTGGCGGCCCCTCCGCAAGGACGGGTGGCGGTCGCTCGGCGACCTCGGTACGGGCGCGCGCCGACGCCCCGCGCTGGTCGCGCTCGCCGCCGTACTGCTCCTCGCTACCCAGTTCGGCGAGACCGTCGCCACGTCGGCCGTGGCGTCCCGGCTGCGGCTCGCGCATCTGGACGACTACGCGCCCTGGGGCGAGCGGCAGCAGCGCCAGGCGGAGGCGGTCGCGGGGGCCGACGGCTGGCCGCACTACCGCACCGACCCCGGCCGTGAGCAGACCGTCGCCAACGACCCGATGCTCGTGGGCGGCCAGGGTGCCCAGTACTACAGCAGCCACACCTCCGACGTGCTCCTGCGCACCCTCACCGCGCTCGGCGGCGGCTGGACCTCGGGCGGGCGCAGTCTGCAAAGCCTGGACAACGCCGTCACGGACGCGATCTTCTCCGTCGGCGCCCGGGTGCACTCCCCGCCGGACCCGCACCAGAGCCGATACCCGGAGACGGGCGACCGGGTGACCGTCTCCCGGCAGGACGTACCGCCCCTGGTGACCGTACGACCCACGACCACTGCCCAGCCCGCCTTCGGGCCCTCGCCCTACCGCAACCAGGAACTGCTGCTGGGCGCCCGCGTCTACACCGTGCCCCGCGTCACCGTGAGCGCGGACACCGTCTCGGCCCGCTGCCCGGCGGGCAGTGAGGTGTATCTCTGGGCCCCGCGCTTCTGGGGCACGGCCACACTCACCGGTGCTCCGGGCCCGACCGGCCGCTTCCGGGCGGACGCGAACAGGCGCGCCGCCATGCAGCGCCTCGGTACGGTCCCGCCGTCCGGCCGGCTGACGATCGCACTGTCCGCGCACCGCCCCGGAGTGATCCCGGACGGCGCGGTCGGCTGCCTGGACACCGGCGCGCTGCGCGGCGTCGTCCAGCGGCTCAAGGCCACCGGCGCCACGAAGGTGACGGTCTCCGACGGCACGATCCGGGCGGAGCTCCCCGCCGGGAGCACCGGGACCGCGGTCCTGGCGGCCCCCAGGATCGCCGGCTGGCGCTGTGCGGCCGGCGACGCGGCGGCGGAACCCGCCGGCGACTACCACGGGCTGGTGTCCGTGCCCCTGGACGGCACGTCGGCCGACGTCACCTGTACGTTCCGTCCACCCGGTCTGCGGCTGGGGCTGACGGTCGGGGGAGCCGCGCTCTTGTCCCTGCTGCTGCTCGCCGCCCTCGGCGCCGTCCGGCGATCCCGTCCGACGATCACCGTCCGGGAACCGTCCGACGACCGCCGTCCGACGATCGCCAAGATTGCATAA
- a CDS encoding arginine repressor: MSQAQEHEQNGAGGPAVPQTRTARHRRIVDILNRQPVRSQSQLAKLLSDDGLSVTQATLSRDLDELNAVKIRNNDGDLIYAVPSEGGFRTPRAPLGESAKEERMRRLSQELLISAEASANLVVLRTPPGAAQFLASAIDQAELHDILGTIAGDDTLLLISRDPVGGQALAEHLLRLAQNGH, encoded by the coding sequence ATGAGCCAGGCGCAGGAGCATGAGCAGAACGGGGCGGGCGGGCCTGCGGTGCCGCAGACCCGCACGGCGCGGCACCGCCGGATCGTGGACATCCTCAACCGGCAACCGGTGCGGTCGCAGAGCCAGTTGGCGAAGCTGCTGTCCGACGACGGGCTGAGCGTCACACAGGCGACGCTCTCCCGGGACCTCGACGAGCTCAACGCGGTGAAGATCCGCAACAACGACGGTGACCTGATCTATGCGGTGCCCAGTGAGGGCGGGTTCCGTACGCCTCGGGCGCCGCTCGGGGAGTCCGCGAAGGAAGAGCGGATGCGGCGGTTGTCGCAGGAACTGCTGATCTCCGCGGAGGCTTCGGCGAACCTTGTCGTGTTGCGGACGCCGCCGGGTGCTGCGCAGTTCCTTGCCTCGGCCATTGATCAGGCTGAGCTGCATGACATTTTGGGGACCATTGCCGGTGACGACACGTTGTTGTTGATCAGTCGGGATCCGGTGGGTGGGCAGGCCCTGGCCGAGCATTTGTTGCGGTTGGCTCAGAACGGGCATTGA
- a CDS encoding acetylornithine transaminase translates to MTDNQELTQRWQGSLMNNYGTPRLPLVRGEGLKVWDSAGKQYQDWVGGIATNALGHAHPAIVDAVSRQISSLGHISNFFMAEPTIALAERLLQLFGRDGRVFFCNSGAEANEAAFKIGRLTGRSHMVATQGGFHGRTMGSLALTGQPAKQTPFLPLPGDVTHVPYGDAQALAAAVTEDTAFVVIEPVQGENGVVVPPTGYLKAARAITAAKGALLVLDEVQTGIGRTGNWFEYQAHEGVLPDVVTLAKQLGGGLPLGATVAFGRAAELLQPGHHGTTFGGNPVACAAGLAVLDTIAGEGLLENVKRQSAALSEGIESLGHPLVDHVRGSGLLLGIVLTEPLAPQVQQAAQDAGFLVNAPAPDVVRLMPPLNLGDDEVAALLQELPGILDAAHGDG, encoded by the coding sequence ATGACCGACAATCAGGAGCTCACCCAGCGGTGGCAGGGCTCGCTCATGAACAACTACGGCACCCCGCGCCTCCCCCTCGTCCGCGGTGAGGGCCTCAAGGTCTGGGACAGCGCGGGCAAGCAGTACCAGGACTGGGTCGGCGGCATCGCCACCAACGCGCTCGGCCACGCCCACCCGGCGATCGTCGACGCCGTGAGCCGGCAGATCTCGTCCCTCGGCCACATCTCCAACTTCTTCATGGCCGAGCCGACGATTGCCCTCGCCGAACGCCTGCTCCAGCTCTTCGGCCGGGACGGCAGGGTCTTCTTCTGCAACTCCGGCGCCGAGGCCAACGAGGCCGCCTTCAAGATCGGCCGGCTGACCGGGCGCAGCCACATGGTCGCCACGCAGGGCGGCTTCCACGGCCGCACCATGGGCTCCCTCGCCCTCACCGGCCAGCCCGCCAAGCAGACCCCGTTCCTGCCGCTGCCGGGTGACGTCACGCATGTGCCCTACGGCGACGCGCAGGCGCTGGCCGCCGCGGTCACCGAGGACACCGCGTTCGTCGTCATCGAGCCCGTCCAGGGCGAGAACGGCGTCGTGGTCCCGCCCACCGGCTACCTCAAGGCGGCCAGGGCGATCACCGCGGCCAAGGGCGCGCTGCTCGTCCTCGACGAGGTGCAGACCGGCATCGGCCGGACCGGGAACTGGTTCGAGTACCAGGCCCACGAGGGCGTCCTGCCGGACGTCGTGACCCTCGCCAAGCAACTCGGCGGTGGACTGCCGCTCGGCGCGACCGTCGCCTTCGGGCGGGCCGCGGAGCTGCTCCAGCCGGGCCACCACGGCACGACCTTCGGCGGCAACCCGGTCGCCTGCGCCGCGGGACTCGCCGTGCTCGACACCATCGCCGGTGAGGGCCTGCTGGAGAACGTGAAGCGGCAGAGCGCGGCGCTCAGTGAGGGAATCGAGTCGCTGGGGCACCCGCTGGTCGACCACGTCCGGGGCTCCGGGCTGCTCCTGGGTATCGTGCTCACCGAGCCGCTCGCGCCCCAGGTGCAGCAGGCGGCTCAGGACGCCGGCTTCCTGGTGAACGCGCCCGCCCCCGATGTCGTACGGCTGATGCCGCCGCTGAACCTCGGCGACGACGAGGTGGCGGCGCTGCTCCAGGAGCTGCCCGGCATTCTTGACGCGGCCCACGGGGACGGATGA
- the argB gene encoding acetylglutamate kinase: protein MSNPPARKHTALPKAQILIEALPWLVRHNGRTVVIKFGGNAMIDEDLKAAFAQDVVFLHHAGLKPVVVHGGGPQISAALDRHGIVSEFKAGLRVTTEDAMDVVRMVLAGQVQRELVGLLNQHGPLAVGLTGEDAHTITATKHQPEIDGELVDIGRVGEITAIDTGAIEALLADGRIPVVSSIARSQDDGHVYNVNADTAAAALAAALGAETLMVLTDVEGLYEDWPHSDEVISRLTASQLEKLLPELSSGMVPKMEGCLHAVRNGVTTARVIDGRVQHSILLEIFTDEGIGTMVVPDAQEGDGE from the coding sequence ATGAGCAACCCACCCGCGCGGAAGCACACCGCCCTCCCCAAGGCCCAGATCCTCATCGAGGCGCTGCCCTGGCTGGTCCGCCACAACGGCAGGACCGTCGTCATCAAGTTCGGCGGCAACGCCATGATCGACGAGGACCTCAAGGCCGCGTTCGCCCAGGACGTCGTCTTCCTGCACCACGCGGGCCTCAAGCCGGTCGTCGTGCACGGCGGCGGCCCGCAGATCAGCGCTGCCCTCGACCGGCACGGCATCGTCAGCGAGTTCAAGGCCGGCCTCCGCGTCACCACCGAGGACGCCATGGACGTCGTACGGATGGTGCTGGCCGGACAGGTCCAGCGCGAGCTGGTCGGGCTCCTCAATCAGCACGGGCCGCTGGCCGTGGGATTGACCGGCGAGGACGCGCACACCATCACCGCCACCAAGCACCAGCCCGAGATCGACGGCGAGTTGGTCGACATCGGGCGGGTGGGCGAGATCACCGCGATCGACACGGGCGCGATCGAGGCACTCCTCGCCGACGGCCGCATCCCGGTCGTCTCGTCGATCGCCCGTAGCCAGGACGACGGACATGTCTACAACGTCAATGCTGATACGGCGGCTGCGGCACTCGCTGCTGCGCTGGGCGCCGAAACCCTCATGGTCCTCACGGACGTCGAGGGCCTTTACGAGGACTGGCCGCACAGCGACGAGGTGATCAGCCGCCTCACCGCCTCCCAACTGGAGAAGCTGCTGCCGGAGTTGAGCTCCGGCATGGTTCCCAAGATGGAGGGCTGTCTGCACGCCGTGCGCAACGGCGTCACCACCGCCCGGGTCATCGACGGGCGGGTCCAGCACTCGATCCTGCTGGAGATCTTCACCGACGAAGGCATCGGCACGATGGTCGTGCCGGACGCGCAAGAGGGGGATGGGGAATGA
- a CDS encoding FAD:protein FMN transferase — translation MAGPAEAPAAVRHAEEVMGTVFSFDVRGGDPDTVRAALAEAVAGLHRVDAVFSTYREDSQISRLARDELTVAECDPEVAEVLELGAEAERLSDGWFSLHYEGRLDPTGIVKGWAVERAARRLLRAGATGVSLNGGGDVQLLGTPGPQRPWRVGVADPLRPGGLAAVVSAAGTSELAVATSGTAERGAHIVDPRTGRSAVTDLVAVTVVTPSVTWADCWATAAFAMGSREGLRWLESLPDVEALLITAGDEVRCTGGLASRLG, via the coding sequence GTGGCCGGGCCGGCAGAAGCTCCCGCCGCGGTACGTCATGCGGAGGAGGTCATGGGGACCGTCTTCTCCTTCGACGTCCGCGGCGGGGACCCCGACACCGTCAGGGCGGCACTCGCGGAGGCGGTCGCCGGCCTGCACCGCGTCGACGCCGTCTTCAGCACGTACCGCGAGGACAGCCAGATCTCCCGGCTGGCCCGCGACGAACTGACGGTGGCGGAGTGCGACCCCGAGGTCGCTGAGGTCCTGGAACTGGGCGCGGAGGCCGAACGGTTGAGCGACGGCTGGTTCAGCCTCCACTACGAGGGCCGGCTCGACCCGACGGGCATCGTCAAGGGCTGGGCGGTGGAGCGCGCGGCCCGACGCCTGCTCAGGGCGGGCGCGACCGGGGTCAGCCTCAACGGCGGCGGGGATGTCCAGCTGCTGGGAACGCCGGGGCCGCAGCGGCCGTGGCGGGTGGGGGTCGCGGACCCGTTGCGGCCGGGGGGCTTGGCGGCGGTGGTGTCGGCGGCGGGCACGAGCGAGCTGGCCGTGGCGACATCGGGTACGGCGGAACGCGGCGCCCACATAGTCGACCCGCGCACGGGCCGCTCGGCGGTCACCGACCTGGTGGCGGTGACGGTGGTGACCCCGAGCGTGACCTGGGCGGACTGCTGGGCGACCGCAGCCTTCGCGATGGGTTCGCGGGAGGGCTTGCGCTGGCTGGAGTCGCTACCTGACGTGGAGGCACTGCTGATCACGGCGGGCGACGAGGTGAGATGTACGGGAGGCCTGGCTTCAAGACTCGGCTAA